In a single window of the Bos indicus x Bos taurus breed Angus x Brahman F1 hybrid unplaced genomic scaffold, Bos_hybrid_MaternalHap_v2.0 tig00003331_arrow_arrow_obj, whole genome shotgun sequence genome:
- the LOC113888956 gene encoding uncharacterized protein LOC113888956, whose product MALWDSTKPEVAEPSAPPPEPLYAVPEGTACKAGGNDDVLSSDEQKEFNEQAAQYHREDMPWEMMVSIQSPSGKGELKHSGLSEEQLENLIQKIVITVKKDAQGDSHFSQPMPPTYPPSVLAGLNPPAPFVEPREPVTIPASLPGDNIKIKSEILLSPLQHVIKRANDEGEHIPGFSRIYPVFENAQQQRYYEPLPFKQLKELKMACTQYGPTATFTQAIIEALRNQNLPPND is encoded by the coding sequence ATGGCCCTCTGGGATTCCACAAAACCCGAAGTTGCAGAGCCTTCTGCCCCTCCGCCTGAGCCGCTTTATGCCGTGCCTGAGGGAACAGCTTGTAAGGCTGGAGGGAATGATGATGTGTTAAGCTCTGATGAACAGAAAGAGTTCAATGAACAAGCGGCTCAGTACCATAGAGAGGATATGCCTTgggagatgatggttagcatACAATCCCCCTCAGGAAAAGGGGAATTAAAACATTCAGGGCTTTCCGAAGAACAGCtggaaaatttaattcaaaaaattGTTATAACAGTAAAGAAGGATGCACAGGGAGACTCCCACTTCAGCCAGCCTATGCCTCCAACATATCCTCCCTCAGTTCTTGCTGGGCTCAATCCACCTGCACCTTTCGTAGAACCACGAGAGCCTGTAACTATCCCTGCTTCTTTGCCCGGtgataacataaaaattaaaagtgagataTTATTATCTCCTCTTCAACACGTGATTAAGCGAGCTAATGATGAAGGAGAACATATTCCCGGGTTTTCAAGAATCTATCCAGTATTTGAAAATGCTCAACAGCAGAGGTATTATGAGCCGCTACCCTTTAAACAACTAAAAGAGTTAAAAATGGCTTGTACACAATACGGCCCGACTGCGACATTTACTCAGGCTATTATAGAGGCTTTAAGAAATCAAAATCTGCCACCTAATGATTGA